Part of the Flagellimonas eckloniae genome, TGGAAAGGTTTTCATTTTTTTTCAGTGCATATCTCATGCTACCACCCATTCCGCAGCCTAAATCAGCCATGAGCCCTTTATTTGGTAAATGCAATCTATTTAATACTTGTCTGTTCATTTCATTCAGCATTTGATCCCTCCTAAAAGGATTTGTTTTTAATGGATTGAAATACCCAAAGTGCATATTAAAATCGTTGCTCCAAAACTTATAATCTTCTGTTGCCTGATTGTAGAAATCAATAATATCCACCTCGGTTCTGGACTCTTCGTGAAGTGCTTGGGATGCTTCTTGCAGGGCTAGTTGTTTCATTACAATATTTTTAAAGATTAAAATAAGAGATACAGTTATTTATAAAAAGCCATGTGAATACAAGTGCAAACAGGACAAAAAGCATATTCATAAAATAGCTTCCAACTTTAAATATGGTTTTTTGTGGAATGGTATACATAGGATAATAGGCAATTTGAGTGGCCACCTTACCCACCCAATAGGCGCAAATTAAGCCGGTAAGGGCAATGGCCAATGTGGTTCCATTTTGTAGTTCTTTACTAAGGACAATGGCAATGCAACCAAAAGAAAAATTCAGACCCTGTATGTATCTGCCATAGGTTTTTGCTATTTCTTGATTTAAAGGTTTTAATTGTTTTACATCAGTGTACCAGTCAAATACTCTGTGACGGATGTATGGATAAATAAGAGCTGTAAATATCTGGCCGATTCCAGCAACTACAATGAGCCAATTAAGAATGTTATATTTCATGGCCTAGTTTTTTGAAATGAACTATATAACTTAAAAAGAATATTAAAACTATTGGGACTAGAAGTATCGGACTGAATAGTTCAAAGACATTGGTTTTTATTGAAATAAAAAACAAAGAAGTAATTGTGAAGTAGGTATATATCAATTTACTTTTAGGAAATGCTATAAGAAAAAAGAATGCAGCCAATATTTGTAATATACCGGTGAAAGGGAGTCCATATGGACCAACTAGAAGACATAGAAGAGCCATTACGTTTAAAATTTTTGAAATTTGATATGTAATTTTCATAATTATGTAGTTATTGAATTTTCAGAAATTATTGAAATATCAAAGCAAAAAAATTATTTAAACATTTTTAGTATGGTTTTATTAAACCAATTTTGCTTTTGGTCTGCCAACTTATTTAGTAGGGTATCCGCAGTATCAGCCATTTCATAAAGTGCCTTGGTCTGTTGCGCAAACTCTTTTTGTTCAGCATCATCCGAAATGACAATACTACTAACTTCTTTCAATGTCTTAATTACAGGCTGTAACTCTCTACGGCTGCGTTCTTTGGCAACTATACGAGCCAATTCCTGCACATCTTTTTCCGTAGTATAAAACTCCTTGCGCTCGCCAGACTTAAGCGTTTTGGTCACAATGCCCCAATCAATCAATTGGCGAACATTCATACTGGTGTTGCCCCGAGAAATTTGAAGTTCCTCCATGATTTCCTCAGTGGTAAGCGGTTTTGTAGAAATAAAAAGCAAAGCTTGAATTTGGGCCATGGCCTTATTAATACCCCAAAGGGTACCCAAACTTCCCCATGTGCTGATAAACTTTTCTTTTGCTTCTTGGAATTCCATAAAACAAAGATAACATTATTTTTGTAATTTCAAAAATTATTGAAAATCAAAAAATATCATCCTGTTTTCTTGATTAACCCAGCCCTTTCCAACAAAGGTTCAATTTTAGGCGCCGCACCTCTAAAGCGCTTGTACAAGGTCATTGGATTTTCTGTACCTCCTTTGGAAAGCACATTTTCTTTGAATTTGGTTGCAATTTCCTTGTTGAAAATTCCATTTTCCTTAAAATAGGTGAATGCATCTGCATCTAAAACCTCTGCCCATTTATAGCTGTAATAACCAGATGAATATCCTCCTTGAAAAATATGGGAGAAAGCTACACTCATGCAGGTTTCAGGAGTTTCTGGAAATATATTGGTGCCTTCAAAGGCTTTAGACTCATATTTTTTTACATCTTTAATGTTTGATGGGTCAGTTCCGTGCCATGCCATGTCCAAGAACCCAAAGCTTAGTTGGCGTAGTGTGGCCATACCTTCCTGAAAAGTTGCAGATTCTTTTATTTTTTGAACCAGTTCCATAGGAATCAACTCTCCAGTTTCATAATGAAAGGCAAAAAGTTCCAATGCTTCTTTTTCATAGCACCAATTTTCCATGACTTGACTTGGTAATTCCACAAAATCCCAATACACCGAAGTCCCAGAAAGACTTGGATAGGTTGTATTTGCAAGCATGCCATGCAGCCCATGGCCAAATTCATGGAACAACGTAGTTACCTCATTAAAGGTAAGAAGGGAAGGTTTTGTACTTGTTGGTTTTGTAAAGTTGCAGACGTTGGAAATATGTGGTCTACTATTTTTACCTTGAAACGTGTACTGTGATTTATAAGAGGTCATCCAAGCTCCCCCTCGTTTTCCTGGTCTGGGATGAAAATCTGCATAGAAAATTGAAATCAAGTTTTTCGAGTTGTCATAAACTTCGTAGGTCTTAACATCATCATGATATTTTTCAATATCAAAAACTTCTTTAAAATTGAGGTCAAACAATTTTTCCGCTACCTTAAAAACGCCATCAATTACATTTTCCAGTTTAAAATAGGGTTTTAGCTTTTCATCATCCAAATTGAAGAGTTTTTGTTTCAACTTTTCTGAATAATAAGCGCTATCCCATTTTTCCAATTGCGCAATACCGTCCAACTCTTTTGCAAATGCCTGTAATTCTGCAAATTCTCTTTCGGCTGCTGGTTTTGCTTTTTCCAGAAGTTCTGTTAAGAATTGCTGTACTTTATCCGGAGTTTCCGCCATTCGCTCCTCCAAGACAAAATCTGCATGCGTTTTATATCCCAATAAGTTGGCTCGTTCGAAGCGAAGCGAAGCAATCTTTAAAACATTTTCTTGATTGTCCAGTTCATCCTTATGAAACCCTTTGCTCCCAAATGCGAGAGACAATTCTTTTCGCAATGCCCTATTTTCGGCATATTTCATAAACGGAATGTAACTTGGATAATCCAATGTAATCAACCAGCCTTCCTTGTCTTTTGATTTTGCCAACTGAGATGCGGCTTCCTTTGCTCCATCTGGCAGGCCTTTTAAATCTTTTTCGTCAGTAAGCAACAGTTCAAATTTGTTGGTTTCTGCCAACACATTTTCTCCAAATTTTAGTTTTAATTTAGATAGTTCAGCGTCTATTTCGCGCAGTCTTTTTTTATCTGTATCATTAAGATTCGCTCCATTTCTACTAAAGCTTTTGTATCGTTTTTTTAATAAAGTTTGCTGTTCAACCGTTAGGTCAAGGTCGTCTTTTTGTTCGTAAACTGATTTTATCCGCTGAAAAAGACTTTCGTTCAGTGTAATGTCATTGCTGAATTCTGACAACAAAGGAGAGACCTCCTGTGCAATTTTTTGAATTTCATCATTGGTTTCCGCAGAATTTAGGTTGAAAAAAATACTGGAAATTCGGTCTAATTGCTTTCCAGAAAAGTCCAAAGCTTCCAAAGTATTTTCAAAAGTTGGTTCCTCGGTATTTTCAGCTATCGCATCAATCTCTTTTCGGGCATTTTCAATTGCTTCTAAAAAAGCAGGTTTAAAATGCTCGTTTTTGATTTGTTCAAATGGAGCTTTGTCAAATGATTTGAGAAGGGGATTATCCATATAGATTTTAGAATTGAGAAAATTTGTAAACCCTATTTTTGAATTGATGGATTTTATTCAATGAATTTTGTAATAATTAAAATATATCTTCTTACTGACTACTGACTACTGACTACTGACTACTGACTACTGACTACTGACTACTGACTACTGACTACTGACTACTGACTACTGACTACTGACTACTGACTACTGACTACTGACTACTGACTACTGACTACTGACTATTTATTTCGTACTTCCTCTGCCCCTTTGATTACTTTTTCCTTAAGTCCTTGTTTATAGACTTCAATTTTATCCAAAACGCATTTATCTGATGAGCCAATGATCTGGGCTGCTAAAATTCCAGCATTTTTTGCACCATTTAGGGCTACTGTTGCTACGGGAACTCCACTGGGCATTTGAAGAATGGATAAAATAGAGTCCCAACCATCAATGGAATTGCTGCTTTTTACAGGAACCCCAATCACAGGTAAAGGAGATAAAGAAGCGACCATTCCAGGAAGATGTGCAGCACCGCCGGCGCCTGCAATTATGACGGTATATCCATTTTTATGGGCATTTTTGCTAAAATCGAATAGTTTTTCAGGAGTTCGGTGAGCAGATACGATGTCTACATCAACCTCTATATCAAACCCTTTTAAAATATCAACGGCTTCTTGCATAACAGGAAGGTCACTGGTGCTTCCCATAACTACGGCTACTTTGCTCATAATGCTATTTGCTTATAACTTTAATCGTTTCTTTTACTTGTTGCGCTATCCTTCTTGCTTTAAACATGTCCTCATCCACAATGGTCACATGCCCCATTTTTCGAAATGGTCGTGTTTGCTTTTTTCCGTAAACATGGGGTGTTACCCCATCCATTTCTAAAATAGCATCGATATTTTCATAAACCACATCGCCTATATGTCCTTCGGCACCAACCAAGTTTACCATAACCCCGGCAACCTTACTGTCTGTCTTGCCTAAAGGTAGCCCTAAAATGGCTCTGATATGCTGTTCAAATTGATTGGTATAGCTTGCTTCAATACTGTAATGACCACTATTGTGCGGTCTGGGCGCTACTTCATTCACTAAAATCTCATTGTCTTGGGTTTGGAACAACTCCACAGCAAGCAAACCAACATGCTCCAAATGTGCTGAAACCTTCAGTGCCACTTCAACTGCTTTTTGTCCTATGGATTCTTCAATACGAGCAGGACAAATTACATATTCCACCTGATTGGCTTCAGGATGAAACTCCATTTCAACAACAGGATAGGTTTTTACTTCTTCTTTGGTATTTCTAGCAACCACTACGGCCAGTTCATTCTTAAAATTCACCATTTCCTCGGCAATGCATTCCACGTTTGGTAATCTGCTTAAGTCCTCTAATTTTCGCACCACTTTTACACCCTGTCCATCATACCCAAATTGTGCACTTTTCCAAACAAATGGAAATTGAAGCCCACCGTTGGAAATACTATCTTCAATTTCGGAAGTATAGGCAAATCGTGTAAATGGCGAAGTAGGAATGCCATTATCGGTATAAAACAACTTTTGGGTCGCCTTATTTTGGATTGTTCGAAGGGTTTTTGTTGGAGGATACACCCTTACATTTTCCTGTTCCAACTTTTCAAGGGCCTCCACATTTACATTTTCAATTTCAATGGTAAGGATGTCAACATCCTTCCCAAAGTTGTATACATCATCAAAATCCAGCAGATTTCCAAGAACAAACTCATTGCAAGCTATTTTGCACGGAGCATCTTTGGAAGTATCCATTACTTTGGTTTGGATATCCCACTTTCGGGTCTCATAGAGCAACATTTTGCCCAGTTGTCCACCTCCAAGAATACCTAGTTTAAAATCAGATGAGAAAAAATGCATCAATTAGTGAATTGGAATGATGGCAAAAATACATGAATTCCACGAAGGGATAAAAGGTCTGGGCTTAAAGCGCACCTAAAAATGTTATCTTTGCCAACCTGATAAATTGATGACGATTTGATCAAGCTTCACGACAAGACTTTTAAACCCTATTTAAGGGAGGAACAGATTTTGGCTGCCGTTGAAAAAATGGCTGCTGAAATTGCAAAAGACTATAAGGATAAAACTCCCATTTTTGTGGGGGTCCTCAATGGCGCTTTTATGTTTGTTTCCGATTTTTTAAAGGTATATCCGTATCCTTGTGAAGTTTCATTTGTTCGCTTAAGCTCTTATCATGGTCTTACATCAACAGGAATTGTTGAAACATTATTGGATGTCCCTGAAAATATTGATGGGAGAAGTGTTGTTATTTTAGAAGACGTAATTGATACGGGAAGGACTTTGAAACAGCTAGTGCATTTGTTCTCCCAAACCAACGTGAAAGAATTTAAAATCGCATCACTTTTTTATAAATCCGAAGCGTACTCAGGAGAATATGCCATTGACTATGTTGGACTTGAAATCCCAAATGATTTTATTGTAGGATATGGTCTGGATTATAAGGAATTAGGTAGAAATTTAAGAGAAGTATATCAACTAAACCAAAGTAATATGATCAACCTAGTGCTTTTTGGAAAGCCAGGAGCTGGAAAGGGAACCCAAGCTGGGTTTCTTAAAGAAAAATATAATCTAAAACATATTTCAACAGGAGATGTGTTTCGTTATAATATGAAGAATGGTACGGAATTGGGAAAATTGGCCAAATCCTATATAGATCGTGGTGATTTGGTTCCGGATGAAGTTACCATAAATATGCTGAAGGACGAGGTCGAGAAAAATCCCGATGCTGCTGGTTTTATATTTGATGGTTTTCCAAGAACTGCTGCACAGGCCGAAGCATTGGATAATTTTTTGGAATCCAAAGACATGCAGATCAATGCCACTATAGCTTTGGAGGCTGATGATGATATTTTGGTAGCCCGCTTGTTGGAACGCGGTAAGGAAAGTGGACGTTCAGATGACCAGGATGAGAATAAAATCAGAAATCGGTTTGACGAGTACAATTTAAAAACTGCCCCTCTAAAATCTTTCTATGAAAAACAAGGAAAGTTCCATTCCATAAATGGTATAGGTGAGATTGACGAGATAACTACGCGACTTGGCAAAGTCATCGATTCTTTGTAGCAATTGACGATTTGAAGAAGGTTCTTTTTAATCCTTTTAAAAAGAAAATTGATAGGTAATAACAATGACTGAAGGAAATTTTGTTGATTATGTTAAAGTACATGTAGCCTCTGGAAATGGGGGTAAGGGTTCTGTTCATTTACATAGGGAAAAGTATATTACCAAAGGAGGACCTGATGGTGGCGATGGTGGCCGTGGTGGTCATGTAATTGCCCGGGGGAACAATAACCTGTGGACATTGGTAACCTTCAAATTTAAAAAACACTTTAAAGCAGGTCACGGAGAGCACGGAAGCAAAAACCGAAGCACAGGAGCCGATGGACAAGATGTTTATATGGATGTGCCTTTAGGTACTGTGGTTAGGGATACAGAAACCAATGAAATTCTCTTCGAGATAACAGAGAATGGTGAGGAAAAAATAGTAGCTGAAGGTGGAATGGGAGGCCGGGGTAACTGGCATTTTAAGAGTTCTACAAATCAAACGCCAAGATATGCCCAACCGGGAATTCCAGGACAAGAATCCCACGTAACATTGGAACTAAAGGTTTTGGCCGATGTTGGCCTTGTTGGTTTTCCAAATGCGGGGAAATCCACATTACTTTCTGTAATGACCTCTGCAAAACCAAAGATTGCGGACTATGAGTTTACCACCCTTAAACCAAATTTGGGTATTGTAGAACATAGGGATTTTAAGAGTTTTGTAATGGCCGATATTCCCGGAATTATAGAAGGGGCAGCTGAAGGAAAAGGTCTGGGGCATTACTTTTTAAGGCATATTGAACGTAACGCCACACTGCTTTTTCTAATTCCTGCGGATAGTAACGATATTTCAAAGGAATATGAAATACTTTTGGATGAACTTAGGCGCTATAATCCTGAACTATTGGATAAAGAAAGATTGGTTGCCATTTCCAAAAGCGATATGTTGGATGAAGAACTTATGGGAGAAATGAAGGTCGAGTTGGATAAGGACTTTAAAAATGTGCCTTATCTTTTTATTTCATCCGTGGCACAACAAGGCATTCAAGAACTTAAGGATGCACTCTGGAAACTTTTGAACGAATAAAGCTACATTTTCATATTTCCAAGTTAATTATTGTTTAATTTTAAAGGTACATTTTGTAAAAGATGAGATACCTTTTTTCAATAGTGTTTTTTTGTTTTCTTACCTCCTGTAGTTCCGTACGGGTAAACTATGATTATGATAAGGCTACGGACTTTTCGAGCTATAGTACCTATAATTATTTTTCGGATATTGAATCTGGACTAAGTCAGTTGGATGAAAAAAGGTTGGTTCGTGTTTTGGACTCCACACTACTGTCGAAAGGATATCTATTGGCGGAAGAACCTGATTTTTTTATCAATATTATAAGTAATGAGTTCAGGAGCAGTCCCAACAATGCTGTTGGTGTAGGTATTGGTGGAACAGGGCGAAATGTTGGAGGAGGGGTTTCTGTTGGATTACCATTGGGAAATTCTGGAATTCAGCGTCGCATTCAGTTTGATTTTGTAGATGCACAAAGGGATGCTCTGTTCTGGCAGGCATCAAGTGAAAGCGGTTTTCGGGAAAATGCGTCTCCAAGTGTACGCGAAGAAAGATTGAGGGCAGTAGTAAAGAAAGTATTTTCAAAGTTCCCGCCACAAAAGAAATAACCCCCGTTTGCCAAAGCAATTTTACCGCTCATCATATTGTGGTTTCTGCGCTTTTGCCCAAGTATTATATTTACTTTGATCAAAATGTAACAAAAGCTTTTCAAGAAAGTCTTATTCTAAAGATTAACTTGAGATTTCAATCAAAAACTAATTAAATTAAAACTATGAGAACATTATTCAATTTAAAGGCCATTTATGGCCTTTCGTTATGTATGCTGTGCAGTACTTTTGGGATTGCCCAAGCACCAGCAGAAAATTCAGATACCAAGGAGAAAACCCTTCCTGGAAATCCAGAACTGGTAAGCTCTGATGATGAGCTTATTTCTTTGGCATCTTTAGATGAAGGCGACTATAGGTATACCGTAGAAGACTACTTTGCCAATCCAAAGGCCTTCACTTTTAGATTTTCTCCAGATGGAAAATACCTTTCCTACCGCGAGAGCGATGAAAATGGTAAACAACATATCTATGTTAAAAATTTGGCCACTGATGAAATCAAACGTGCCATTGAAGAAAAAGAAGAGTTGGTAAGACAATACGGTTGGCTCAATAATGGAAGATTGTTTTACGCAATGGACAAAGGAGGGGATGAAAACTACCATATCTATGCAGTGGATCTTGACGGGAGTAATTTAAAAGACCTTACTCCGTTTGATGGGGTTAGAGCTGAATTTAATGAACTTCTTAGGGAGGATAAGGAACATATCATAGTTTCTTTGAACAAGAACAATCCACAAGTATTTGAGCCCTACAAAGTAAATCTTATAACAGGGGAGCTTACGCAACTTTATACCAACGATGACCCAGCAAACCCAATTGCCGGGTATGATTTTGATAAAAACGGAAATTTGAAAGGCTTTACAAAGATGAGGGATGGTGTGGAGATGGATCTATACTATGAAGATGGAAATGGAGGATATAAGCTGATGAAAAGTTTAAGCTGGAAAGATTCCTTTGGTATTCTCAATTTCAATTATGCTACGGAAAATCCGGATGATGCCTATATCATTTCAAATTTAAACAGTGATAAGGCAGAAATTGTGCTCTACGATCTAAAAGAGGATAAGATGATAGAGCAAGTCTTTAAAAATGACCAGTACGATGTACAGAGCATGGGTTTTTCCAGAAAAAGAAATTATGAAATAGACTATTTTTCCTATGAAGGGGAGAAAAATATTGTGGTACCTATAAGTAATGCCTACAAACAGTTGGATGCCAAGATGAAAGAAGAACTTCCTGGAAAACAGTATAGTGTTTTAGATGCTACAGAAGATGAAAATCTATATATGGTCTATGTAGATAGTGACCGTTTATATGGAATTTATTACGCTTATAATGTAGCCGAGAATAGTTTGAAAGAGCTATACAATACAATGCCCCAGTTAAAGGAAGAGGACATGTCCGAAATGCGCCCAATAACCTTTAAAAGTAGGGATGGCATCACACTGCATGGTTATATCACCCTTCCAAAGGCTGCTTTAGCGGGAGAGAAGGTTCCAGTAATTGTTAATCCGCATGGAGGGCCACAAGGAATTCGGGATTCATGGGGTTTCAATCCTGAGTCGCAGTTGTTTGCCAGTAGAGGATATGCCACACTTCAGGTAAACTTTAGAATTTCTGGAGGTTATGGAAGGGAGTTTTTGGAATCTGGTTTTAAACAAATTGGAAGAAAAGCAATGGATGATGTGGAAGATGGATTGAAATACGTAATTGATCAAGGATGGGTAGATGCCGATAAGGCAGCCATATATGGTGGCAGTCATGGTGGCTATGCCGTTCTTAGAGGTTTGACGAAAACCCCGGATTTATATGCCTGTGGAGTAGACTATGTTGGGGTATCCAATCTTTTTACATTTATGAAGACCATTCCTCCGTATTGGAAACCCTATTTGAAAATCATTAAAGAAATTTGGTATGATGAAGACGTAGCGGAGGAAAAAGCCATTATGGAAGAAGTATCCCCAGTATATCAAATTGACAAAATTAAAAAGCCTTTGTTTGTGGTACAGGGAGCTAATGATCCACGGGTGAATATTGATGAATCGGATCAGATAGTGAGTGCCCTTAGAGGCAAGGGTTATGATGTTCCGTATATGGTAAGATACGATGAAGGCCATGGATTTGGTAAGGAAGAAAACCGTATTCAATTATACAAATCAATGATGGGCTTCTATGCCAAGCATCTGGGAAAACAGGAGATTCCTACCCCATTGAAAGATTAGTGAAATAATACCAAAAACTAATAGTAAAAAAGGAGCTTTAAGGCTCCTTTTTTTGTTAATGATTCTAAGATAAAAAAGCTTGTTGCCGTTCACAGTTTCTATTTTACCACTGGTCATAATCCCCTTTGGTTTAACTCCCTTTGGCGATATTTTTATAGTATAATTAAAAAACGAACAGCCATGATAGCACTTGTTAAACTAATAATCACCTTACTTATCAATATTTTAGTATAATCTGATTTAGGTAAAATTTTATCGATATGAAAAAATTAAACATTCAACAGAAAGTTATTTTGGGCGCTGGGCTACTGGCGGTACTAATTGGTATTTTTGGAAAAATATCTGGTTGGGAATACGACTATTATTTTGTACCCTTTTATACAGGAATATCGCTATCCTGGATTGCTTTTTTAGATACCAGCTCAAAATGCTGCAATCCGTTTAAAAAAGTAAAAAGAAAAGCATAATACATTAATTTGTAAGAGGAGGCGACAACAGGATTTATGCTGATGAATTCTTTTCATATAAGTTACATTGCAGTCCAATCTTTCAAAGAATTATATTTGAACTATTCCTGAGGCGTATTTATGAAATTGAGCAATAAAAAAAGCAATTATATTTTTTGGATCCTACAATTTCTTGGTTGGGGATTCATCAATGTTCTTTCAATTTTTATTGTAAAGAAAGTTAGCACGGAGCTACTGGTTTACTCAATTTTAGCAGGTATGTTCATTGGAATTTTCTCTTCTTCCTTGCTAAGATGGTATTTGAAGAGAAATGTTCAGTTTGAAGCATTCGGGCTTAAGGACTTTTTGAAGATTCTGGCATCTTTTATTTTTGGAGCAACCCTTTTTGGATCCTTAAATTATGCTTTTGGACACCTTTACGCAAAGTTTGGGCCTGGTTTATCCGAAGCCGAGATACAGATGTTTAAATTGTATGATGGCTTTTGGATACAAGTAATTAATTCACTTTTTATCATTGGAGCCTGGATAGTTACGTATTTGGTCATAAAATTACTCTTAAAACTCAATAAGGATAGAATAGAACGGCTAGAGTTAAATACAAATCTAAAACAGGCTCAATTAAATACTTTAAAAGGTCAAATAAACCCGCATTTTATGTTCAACAGCCTTAATAATATAAGAGGGCTTATGTTGGAAGATGTTGAGAAATCTAGGGATATGCTTACCAAACTATCGGAAATTCTTAGGTATTCGTTGACCAAAAACAATATCAACGCCATTTCAGTGCAAGAAGAATTGGAAGTGGTGGATAACTATATCGATTTATCCAAGATTCAATTTGAAAATCGACTCGATTTTGAAAAACACGTTGACGACAACACATTACAACTGCAGATTCCCCCGATGATTATACAATTGTTGATTGAGAATGCGGCAAAACATGGAATTTCAAACCTAAAAAATGGAGGAAGAATCGTTTTGACCATCAAAATGGAAAATGAAGGATTGATTATTGAGGTGAAAAACACCGGGAAGCTTCAAATAGCAAAAAACTCAACCCAACTAGGCCTTAAAAACATAAAGCAACGATTGAAATTATTGTATGCTGACAAGGCATCTTTTAAGTTGAGTGAGATTGCTGATGAGGTCGTGGCCAATATAAAAATTCCGTTGACATGAAAATAAGAACGGTAATTGTTGAAGATTCAAGGCTTGCACGTAATGAGCTCAAAGAATTGCTAAAGCAGCATGATGAAATTGAGTTGATAGGGGAGGCAGAAAATGTGGATATCGGGTATGAATTGATTCAAAAAGAAAATCCGGACTTATTGCTTTTGGACATTAATATGCCTGAAAAAGATGGTTTTGAACTTCTCGAAATGTTAGATCAAGTACCCATAACCATTTTTACGACTGCATTTGATGAGTATGCAATCAAATCTTTTGAATATAACGCCTTGGATTATTTACTCAAACCAGTTAACCAAAAGCGTTTTACAATGGCGCTTGACAAGGTAAGGGTCAAATTATCAAAAAATCAGGGAGAAGACCATAAAACAAAAAAGCTTTCGGAGAGCAGTCAGATTTTCATTAAAGATGGTGAAGCCTGTTGGTTGGTCAAAATAGGGGATATCTCGCATTTTGAAATTGTTGGCAACTACACAAGGGTATTTTTTGAGGACAAAAAGCCGTTGTTGTATAAATCATTGAACCAAGTTGAAGAGAAACTACCCGAAAATTCTTTTTTTCGCGCAAATAGACAGCAAATTGTAAATACCAATTTTATTGAAAATGTGGTTCCCTGGTTCAACGGGAAACTAAAGCTGCACATGAAAAATGGCGAAGAGATTGAAGTGTCACGAAGACAATCCTACATTTTTAAGGACCGTATGAGTCTTTAATCAAAAAGACTTTAACAACCCACCATCAATGGGAATATTGGTGCCCGTGATATAAGCCG contains:
- a CDS encoding sensor histidine kinase, with protein sequence MFIGIFSSSLLRWYLKRNVQFEAFGLKDFLKILASFIFGATLFGSLNYAFGHLYAKFGPGLSEAEIQMFKLYDGFWIQVINSLFIIGAWIVTYLVIKLLLKLNKDRIERLELNTNLKQAQLNTLKGQINPHFMFNSLNNIRGLMLEDVEKSRDMLTKLSEILRYSLTKNNINAISVQEELEVVDNYIDLSKIQFENRLDFEKHVDDNTLQLQIPPMIIQLLIENAAKHGISNLKNGGRIVLTIKMENEGLIIEVKNTGKLQIAKNSTQLGLKNIKQRLKLLYADKASFKLSEIADEVVANIKIPLT
- a CDS encoding LytR/AlgR family response regulator transcription factor — protein: MKIRTVIVEDSRLARNELKELLKQHDEIELIGEAENVDIGYELIQKENPDLLLLDINMPEKDGFELLEMLDQVPITIFTTAFDEYAIKSFEYNALDYLLKPVNQKRFTMALDKVRVKLSKNQGEDHKTKKLSESSQIFIKDGEACWLVKIGDISHFEIVGNYTRVFFEDKKPLLYKSLNQVEEKLPENSFFRANRQQIVNTNFIENVVPWFNGKLKLHMKNGEEIEVSRRQSYIFKDRMSL
- a CDS encoding prolyl oligopeptidase family serine peptidase, which gives rise to MLCSTFGIAQAPAENSDTKEKTLPGNPELVSSDDELISLASLDEGDYRYTVEDYFANPKAFTFRFSPDGKYLSYRESDENGKQHIYVKNLATDEIKRAIEEKEELVRQYGWLNNGRLFYAMDKGGDENYHIYAVDLDGSNLKDLTPFDGVRAEFNELLREDKEHIIVSLNKNNPQVFEPYKVNLITGELTQLYTNDDPANPIAGYDFDKNGNLKGFTKMRDGVEMDLYYEDGNGGYKLMKSLSWKDSFGILNFNYATENPDDAYIISNLNSDKAEIVLYDLKEDKMIEQVFKNDQYDVQSMGFSRKRNYEIDYFSYEGEKNIVVPISNAYKQLDAKMKEELPGKQYSVLDATEDENLYMVYVDSDRLYGIYYAYNVAENSLKELYNTMPQLKEEDMSEMRPITFKSRDGITLHGYITLPKAALAGEKVPVIVNPHGGPQGIRDSWGFNPESQLFASRGYATLQVNFRISGGYGREFLESGFKQIGRKAMDDVEDGLKYVIDQGWVDADKAAIYGGSHGGYAVLRGLTKTPDLYACGVDYVGVSNLFTFMKTIPPYWKPYLKIIKEIWYDEDVAEEKAIMEEVSPVYQIDKIKKPLFVVQGANDPRVNIDESDQIVSALRGKGYDVPYMVRYDEGHGFGKEENRIQLYKSMMGFYAKHLGKQEIPTPLKD